The Candidatus Binataceae bacterium genome has a window encoding:
- a CDS encoding phytanoyl-CoA dioxygenase family protein has translation MSIRHFLPSASADDIAAALADDGAAIVDGLAPASVMDRAAGELAPYVAATRCGRDDFAGRHTRRTGGLIARSETCRELVMNPLVLSSAGKVLAHSATFQLHLTQAISIGPGSPAQPIHRDQWVFNFFKFPVGFEVQCNTIWAMTDFTAENGATRIIQGSHRFEDGLKFEEKDTEPAEMTRGSALFYTGSVYHGGGANRSDATRCGINITYSVAWLRQEENQYLSVPFEVARTLPVELLRLMGYSFGGYALGYVDDVRDPLKVVLPDYTKPAGERRSEAGERQGSGRPGSGDVENVARFRDQASQWRGDRPH, from the coding sequence ATGAGCATCAGACATTTTTTGCCATCCGCCAGTGCTGACGATATCGCCGCCGCCCTCGCCGACGACGGCGCGGCTATCGTCGATGGCCTCGCGCCAGCCTCGGTCATGGACCGCGCCGCCGGCGAACTTGCACCGTACGTCGCGGCAACCCGGTGCGGCCGTGACGACTTCGCCGGCCGCCACACCCGCAGAACCGGGGGACTCATTGCGCGCTCCGAAACCTGCCGCGAGCTGGTCATGAACCCGCTCGTGCTGTCCAGCGCCGGAAAAGTGCTCGCGCACTCGGCGACCTTCCAGCTCCATCTGACCCAGGCGATCTCGATTGGGCCCGGCTCGCCGGCGCAGCCGATCCACCGCGACCAGTGGGTATTCAATTTTTTCAAGTTTCCGGTCGGGTTTGAAGTCCAATGCAATACTATATGGGCGATGACGGACTTCACGGCGGAAAACGGCGCGACCCGCATTATCCAGGGCAGTCATCGATTCGAGGATGGCTTGAAGTTCGAAGAGAAGGATACCGAACCAGCCGAAATGACCAGGGGCTCTGCGCTCTTCTACACCGGGAGCGTCTATCACGGCGGCGGTGCAAACCGCTCCGACGCAACTCGCTGCGGGATCAATATTACCTACAGCGTCGCGTGGCTGCGGCAGGAGGAAAACCAGTACCTCTCGGTTCCCTTCGAAGTTGCAAGGACGCTGCCGGTCGAGCTGCTGCGCCTGATGGGGTACTCCTTCGGCGGCTACGCGCTCGGCTATGTGGATGACGTCCGCGACCCTCTGAAAGTGGTGCTGCCCGATTACACAAAGCCGGCGGGCGAGCGCCGCTCTGAAGCCGGCGAGCGCCAAGGCTCGGGGCGCCCCGGGTCAGGCGATGTCGAGAACGTCGCGCGCTTTCGCGATCAGGCGAGCCAATGGCGAGGCGACAGGCCGCACTGA
- a CDS encoding CoA transferase: MTKTGEARMLSGCRVLDFTQYLAGPTVTRLMAEMGADIIKVEIAPMGDPSRLLPTVKNGRSGYFVQQNRGKKSLCLDFSKPQALEVVRALVPKVDIVVENFGPGVMQKRGLDYDSLRKLNPRIIMASLSAFGRQSPLSHKTGYDMIAQSFSGLMHMTGEPDGPPTFVGIGIADVGSGVHTFAAIGYALYHRERTGVGQYIDIAMVDTLYHMHDFGLQSYSITSGEFVPKRMGRYHNQICPAGVYKGPRGWIFILVLDRQWGNMVKAMGRPELLKDSRFATGADRVKHADQLNAIVEEWLRSFASDEAALAALEENRIACAPVLSVVDTMRQPHYLARNMVRKVRDPVLGEVTIPGFPLKFSAFPDLPEGLEAPLLGQHGEQVLREVLGYSAAEVAKLRENGVLFSDNR, encoded by the coding sequence ATGACCAAAACGGGCGAAGCGAGGATGCTTTCAGGATGCCGGGTGCTGGATTTCACGCAGTACCTGGCCGGTCCCACGGTGACGCGTCTGATGGCCGAAATGGGCGCGGACATCATCAAGGTCGAGATCGCACCGATGGGAGATCCGTCACGTCTGCTCCCCACGGTCAAGAACGGACGCAGCGGCTACTTCGTCCAGCAGAACCGCGGCAAGAAGAGTCTGTGCCTCGACTTCAGCAAGCCGCAGGCGCTCGAGGTTGTCCGCGCGCTGGTGCCCAAGGTCGACATCGTGGTGGAGAACTTCGGCCCGGGTGTGATGCAGAAGCGCGGGCTCGACTACGACTCACTGCGCAAGCTCAACCCGCGAATCATCATGGCGTCGCTCTCCGCATTTGGACGCCAGAGTCCGCTCTCGCACAAGACCGGATACGACATGATTGCACAGTCGTTCTCGGGTCTGATGCACATGACCGGCGAGCCTGACGGCCCGCCAACCTTCGTTGGAATAGGCATCGCCGACGTCGGCAGCGGCGTGCACACCTTCGCTGCGATCGGCTACGCGCTCTATCATCGCGAGCGCACCGGCGTCGGCCAGTACATCGACATCGCGATGGTCGATACCCTCTACCACATGCACGACTTTGGCCTGCAAAGTTATTCCATAACCAGCGGTGAATTCGTACCGAAACGGATGGGGCGCTATCACAACCAGATTTGTCCGGCCGGAGTGTACAAAGGGCCACGCGGATGGATTTTCATCCTGGTATTGGATCGCCAGTGGGGCAACATGGTCAAGGCGATGGGCCGCCCGGAACTGCTTAAGGACTCGCGCTTCGCGACCGGCGCCGACCGCGTAAAGCACGCGGACCAGCTCAATGCGATCGTCGAAGAATGGCTGCGCTCGTTCGCCAGCGACGAAGCGGCGCTCGCCGCGCTCGAGGAAAACCGCATTGCCTGCGCGCCGGTTCTGTCCGTGGTGGACACGATGAGGCAGCCGCACTACCTTGCACGCAACATGGTGCGCAAGGTGCGCGATCCGGTCCTCGGCGAGGTGACGATTCCCGGCTTCCCGTTAAAGTTCTCGGCCTTTCCCGATCTGCCAGAAGGGCTGGAGGCGCCGCTGCTCGGCCAGCACGGCGAGCAGGTGCTGCGTGAAGTCCTGGGCTACTCGGCCGCCGAGGTTGCGAAGCTCCGCGAGAACGGAGTGCTGTTCAGCGACAATCGCTGA